A stretch of DNA from Candidatus Cetobacterium colombiensis:
CAACTTGTCTTTGAAGATTTTGATGCTTAGTGCTTACTCTACAATATCCGTATATCATATATTATTTCCTTTCTGTTTTCTGTAGTACCAAAATATTTTACTCCAATGATAAGTTTTAGTCTATAAACATTTTAAATAAACTGTAGAAAGGTCAAAATTTAATGGAAATAGGAAATTTTAGACTATATAAATATATAGATTTTGATCGTCAATAATATCGAAACTTTATTGACTATCGGTGAAATAAAAAAAGAGATACCTAAAATTTAAATATCCCTTGATTCTATTGACTTAGATGAAGAAAAAGTGACTTTTTTCGGAAAAAACGAACCGAGGCCTTCAAGAATATTCTTTAGTGTTTTATTGAGTATATTTTTACAGTTTAAATTCAAATTACTTTCTAATTCTTTTAAAATTGACAAAACTCCACCATCTCGATAAAAATCTATAACATCATATTCTGAAGCAGGATATATAGAAGCAATTGTTGGGATTGATTTTGAAATCTCAGATATATATTCTAAAGTTAAATTTTCATCAAAATATTCTTTATAAATACTTTGTAAATGTAATATCGCATTAGTAGACCCTCCCATAGCTAATAAAAACTTAAGAGCATTATCAAAGGAATCTTTTGTTAATATATCTTCAAATTTTATTTTATTTTTTATTAATTCTACAATTGCTTCTCCAGATTCAACTGCTATTCTAAATCGTTTTGCTTCAACAGCTGGAATCATAGCACTGCCTGGTATACTTAATCCTAAAACTTCTCCTAAACAACACATGGTATTTGCAGTTCCCATCATTGAGCATGATCCAATACATGGTTCAGCTATTTCTTCTATATTTTTAAATTCTTCTTCTGTAATTAATCTTTGTTTTTTCCAACCTATCGCTTCTGTAATAATATTACCATCCCAATCTTTATTATTATAATATGCTGGGTACATTGGTCCACCATTTACAAAAACAGCAGGTATTTTCAACCTTGCAGCTCCTATCAACATCGCAGGAACTATTTTATCACAGGATCCTAGCAATACAATTCCATCAAAATTATGAGCTCTTCCCATTATTTCTATTGAAGAAGCTATTATTTCTCTTGCAGGAAGTATATATTTCATTCCAATATGACCTTCAGCAATTCCATCGCATGGGGCGATTGTTCCAAATTCTATAGGAGTTCCTCCGGCTGCTATAATTCCCTCTTTTACTTTTTTTGAAATTTCATTTAGATTATAATGTCCTGGTGTACCACTAGTGAATGAATTTGCTATACCTATCAAGGGTTTTTTTAATTGACTATCTGTAAATCCCATAGACTTATACAAAGCTCTTTTTAATGCCCCTTCATCTCCTGAAAATATCTTATTAAATGTTTTTGTTTCCATACATCCCTCGCTCTACATAATTCCAAATTTTTTAAATGCCTCTGAGGCCAACATTCCTTCTTTTATTTTTAATTGAACAATTTTTTCTCCTCTTGCTTTTTCCAAAGATTTGGTTATTATTTCTAATTCCTTTTCTTTAGGTACAACTAGAACTCCATCTATATCTGCAATTATTAAATCTCCTGGATTTATCTTCACTCCATTTATTTGTACTGGAACTCTATAATCTATAACCATTCCTCTCCCTCTTTGATCTTGAGCATAAAATCCAGTAGAATAAACCGGAAAATTTAATTCTTTAATTCCTTCTACATCCCTTATAAAACTATCACTAATAGCTCCAACTGCTCCTCTAGCAATCATAGCAGTACACATTAACTCTCCTATTGTTGCATAATTTTTAGCTGCTCCTGCACAAATATAAATTTCATTTTCTTTTAAGTTATCTAACGCTTCTAACATTTTACCAAAAGGTAACCCTTCTTTTGGTTCTTCAAAAACATTTACTTCAACAACAGGCATAGCTCTTCCAACCATTACCGGAACTCTTTTATGGGTTTCTATAGGTCTTATATCTTGAGATAGAAATTGATTATGATAATCTATTTCATCACATATATCTCCAACTACAGATGTATATAACTCTTTTCTTATAAGCTCTAATAACTCTTTTTCGTTATCCCATTCCATAATTTTTTCTCCTTTCTTAAATTTATTAATAACTTAATTTTTTAATTCTTCTCTTGTAAACTTTCAATTTCTTTTTCTTTTAAAATTAAAACTTCTTCAATTACATTATTTATTTTTTTTAGAGCTGTTTCTCCTCCAATAATTACTATTTTATTATATTTAAAACAATCTTTTTTTAATTGATTACTTATCGTTAAATCAACAAAACTTTCTGGTAAAATAATACTTTCCACTCCTCACCTCAAAACATTATTTATTTACAATTAATACTTCTGTTGTAAGAATTAAAGAAGCAACTGAAGAGGCATTTTGTATCGCAGTTCGTGTTACTTTTACAGGATCAATAATACCTTTTTCTATCATATTAACATATTCTTCTTTTGAAGCATCAAAACCAATTCCTTCGGGTAGAGATTTAATTTTTTCAATTATAGTTTCTCCATTTAATCCAGAATTTTCTATAATTTGTTTTAGTGGAGATAATATAGCTTTTTTAATAATCTCAAATCCGATCCCTTCCTCGCCCTCTAATTTTAAATTTTCTATTTTTTTACTAATCTCAATCAGTGCAACTCCTCCACCTGGAACAATCCCTTCTTCTATTGCAGCTTGTGTTGCATTCAAAGCATCTTCTATTCTTAATTTCTTTTCTTTCATTTCAATTTCAGTCGCAGCTCCAACTTTTATAACTGCAATACCTTTTGAAAGTTTTGCTATTCTTTCTTTTAATTTTTCTATATCATATTCTGATGAAGAGCTTTTTATTTGTTTTTTAAGAAACTCTATCCTATTTTGAATATCTATTTCTTTAGATTTTCCTCCCAAAATTAAAGTTCTATCTTTTGTTATTTTTATATGCGTCGCTCTTCCTAAGTTTTCAATCTTTATATCTTCTAATTTCATTATTTTTTCGTTCGAAATTAATTCTGTTCCAACTGCACAAGAAATATCTTCTAGTAGGTTACTTCTATTTTCACCAAAAGATGGAGCTTTTATTACTGCAATATTTAATTTACCCTTAAGTTTATTAACAATAAGTGTTGCTAATGTCTCTGATTCTATATCTTCTGCTATTATTAAAAGTGATAAGTTATTTTTTGAAACTTCTTCCAAAATGTAAAGTAATTCTTTTATATTATTAATTTTTTTATCAGTTATAAGAATATAAGGATTTTCTAAGTTAATTTCCATTTTCTCTTGATTTGTAACCATATGAGGAGATAGATACCCTCTCTCTAAACTCATTCCTTCTATTATTTTTAATTTGGTGTCTAATATATTACCTTCTTCTACTGTTATAACTCCATTTTCACCTACATAGTCAAATGCTTCTGCAATCAAGTTTCCAATCTCCTTATCTCCAGATGATATTTCTCCAACTTGACTAATCTCTTCCTTTGTTTCTATTTTTTTTGCCATATTTTGTAAGTTTTTAACAACTTCCTTAGTTGCTTTTTCTATACCTTTTTTTATAAACATTGGATTATGTCCATTATTCACTTCTTTTAACCCTTCTTTAACAATAGCTTGAGCTAAAACTGTAGCTGTGGTTGTTCCATCACCAGCTATATCATTTGATTTACTCGCAACTTCCTTAATTAATTGAGCTCCCATATTTTCAAACTTATCTTCTAATTCTATTTCCTTTGCTATTGAGACCCCATCATTTGTTATTAATGGTAATCCAAATTCTTTTTCTAAAACTACATTTCTTCCGCGAGGACCCAGTGTAACTTTTATAGCGTCTGCTATTAGATTAACACCATTTTCTAGTTTTTTTCTAGCTTCTGTATTAAAACTCAATATTTTTGCCATTATTTCTCCCTAATTCCTTTTATATATTATTTAATTGCATATATATCTTCAATTTCTAAAACTATATAAGTTTCATTTTTATACTGAATTTCTACTCCACTTTTATTATTAAAATAAATTATGTCTCCTATGCTCAATTCTTTATTTTCTAAATCTTTACTTATATTTTTCACTATTCCTATTCCAATTTTTTCATTGTGATTTGAAATCAATATAATTCCATTATTAGATTTTTTTTCTAAATCATTTTTTTTAATAATTACTCTTTGTCCAATTGGTCTTAACATTTTTATTCTCCTTTTTAAAAAAAGGGTGACGTAAATTACGTCTCCCATCTTATTTCCTAATTTTTACCATTCTGCAAATGAACCATCCTTATGACGCCAAATAGGATTTTTCCAATTGTGTTCTTGTTTAGACAACTCTCTTACTAATTCTTCGTTTATATCTACTCCTAATCCGGGACCAGTTAAAATATCGACCATTCCTTCTTTAAATTCAAAAACTTCTTTATTTATCAAATAATCTAAAACATCTTTTCCCTGATTATAATGAATTCCCATACTTTGTTCTTGGATAACTGCATTATAACTCGTCGCATCAACATGTAAACATGATGCTAATGCTATTGGTCCCAATGGACAATGAGGAGCTAGTGCTACATCGTATGCTTCTGCCATTGCTGCTATTTTTTTTACTTCTGTTATTCCACCAGCATGTGATAAATCTGGTTGAATTATATCAATATAACCACTATTTAATATCTCTTTAAAATCCCATCTAGAAAATAATCTTTCTCCTGTTGCTAAAGGAATTGAACAAGAATTCGCAATATCTCTAAATGATTCTTTATTTTCGCAAAGCACAGGTTCTTCTATAAACATCAAATCGTATGGCTCTAATTTTTTAGCTAATAATTTTGCCATAGGCTTATGTACTCTTCCATGAAAATCAACAGCAATTCCAAAATATTTTCCCGTTGCTTTTCTTATAGCATCAACTCGTTCTAAAACTTGATCTACCTTTTCATAGCTATCTATAAACTGTAACTCTTCTGTAGCATTCATTTTAATCGCTTGAAATCCTTGATCTTTTTTTTCTTTTGCTGCCATTGCTACATCATTTGGTCGATCTCCACCAATCCAAGAGTATACTTTCATTTTATCCCGACATTTTCCACCCATTAATTCATATACAGGTTGATTCAAATATTTTCCTTTTATATCCCATAAAGCTTGGTCAATTCCTGCAAGGGCGCTCATCATAATTCCGCCACCTCTATAAAAGCCACCTCTATACATTACATTCCAATGATCCTCAATATCTAAAGGGTTTTTTCCTATTAAATAATTTTCAATTAATTCTTTTACTGCAGCTTTTACGGTAGAGGCTCTTCCTTCAAGAACAGGTTCTCCCCATCCCACTATCCCATTATCAGTTTCTAATTTTAAAAAAAGCCATCTTGGGGGTACTTCAAATAATTCATAACTTTTAATTTTCATAATTCATCTCCTAAAAAAATAATTTTGGTACAAACATAACTATCGATGGAAAAAACATCAACAACAGCTGTGTTATTGTCATTGCTACTAAAAATGGTGCCACTCTTCTGGAGATCGTTACCATTGAACAATTCGTTAATCCTTGTGCGACAAATAAATTAACTCCTACAGGAGGTGTCAAAAATCCTAATTGTGCAGCTATTATAAATATAATTCCAAAATGTATTGGAGAAACTCCAAGATTTTTTAATATAGGCAAAAACATTGGGGTAAATATAAGTATTTGTGCTTCTGTTGCCATAAAAGTTCCTGTTATAAAAGCTAATATAATA
This window harbors:
- a CDS encoding dihydroxy-acid dehydratase domain-containing protein, which encodes METKTFNKIFSGDEGALKRALYKSMGFTDSQLKKPLIGIANSFTSGTPGHYNLNEISKKVKEGIIAAGGTPIEFGTIAPCDGIAEGHIGMKYILPAREIIASSIEIMGRAHNFDGIVLLGSCDKIVPAMLIGAARLKIPAVFVNGGPMYPAYYNNKDWDGNIITEAIGWKKQRLITEEEFKNIEEIAEPCIGSCSMMGTANTMCCLGEVLGLSIPGSAMIPAVEAKRFRIAVESGEAIVELIKNKIKFEDILTKDSFDNALKFLLAMGGSTNAILHLQSIYKEYFDENLTLEYISEISKSIPTIASIYPASEYDVIDFYRDGGVLSILKELESNLNLNCKNILNKTLKNILEGLGSFFPKKVTFSSSKSIESRDI
- a CDS encoding RraA family protein, producing the protein MEWDNEKELLELIRKELYTSVVGDICDEIDYHNQFLSQDIRPIETHKRVPVMVGRAMPVVEVNVFEEPKEGLPFGKMLEALDNLKENEIYICAGAAKNYATIGELMCTAMIARGAVGAISDSFIRDVEGIKELNFPVYSTGFYAQDQRGRGMVIDYRVPVQINGVKINPGDLIIADIDGVLVVPKEKELEIITKSLEKARGEKIVQLKIKEGMLASEAFKKFGIM
- the groL gene encoding chaperonin GroEL (60 kDa chaperone family; promotes refolding of misfolded polypeptides especially under stressful conditions; forms two stacked rings of heptamers to form a barrel-shaped 14mer; ends can be capped by GroES; misfolded proteins enter the barrel where they are refolded when GroES binds); this translates as MAKILSFNTEARKKLENGVNLIADAIKVTLGPRGRNVVLEKEFGLPLITNDGVSIAKEIELEDKFENMGAQLIKEVASKSNDIAGDGTTTATVLAQAIVKEGLKEVNNGHNPMFIKKGIEKATKEVVKNLQNMAKKIETKEEISQVGEISSGDKEIGNLIAEAFDYVGENGVITVEEGNILDTKLKIIEGMSLERGYLSPHMVTNQEKMEINLENPYILITDKKINNIKELLYILEEVSKNNLSLLIIAEDIESETLATLIVNKLKGKLNIAVIKAPSFGENRSNLLEDISCAVGTELISNEKIMKLEDIKIENLGRATHIKITKDRTLILGGKSKEIDIQNRIEFLKKQIKSSSSEYDIEKLKERIAKLSKGIAVIKVGAATEIEMKEKKLRIEDALNATQAAIEEGIVPGGGVALIEISKKIENLKLEGEEGIGFEIIKKAILSPLKQIIENSGLNGETIIEKIKSLPEGIGFDASKEEYVNMIEKGIIDPVKVTRTAIQNASSVASLILTTEVLIVNK
- the dgoD gene encoding galactonate dehydratase, producing the protein MKIKSYELFEVPPRWLFLKLETDNGIVGWGEPVLEGRASTVKAAVKELIENYLIGKNPLDIEDHWNVMYRGGFYRGGGIMMSALAGIDQALWDIKGKYLNQPVYELMGGKCRDKMKVYSWIGGDRPNDVAMAAKEKKDQGFQAIKMNATEELQFIDSYEKVDQVLERVDAIRKATGKYFGIAVDFHGRVHKPMAKLLAKKLEPYDLMFIEEPVLCENKESFRDIANSCSIPLATGERLFSRWDFKEILNSGYIDIIQPDLSHAGGITEVKKIAAMAEAYDVALAPHCPLGPIALASCLHVDATSYNAVIQEQSMGIHYNQGKDVLDYLINKEVFEFKEGMVDILTGPGLGVDINEELVRELSKQEHNWKNPIWRHKDGSFAEW